The DNA region TACCGAGACCTTCATCTCGCTTGAAGCCGGATTCGAGCGCAGTTTGCCAGTGGAGACATAATAATAAGGTGCAGCTAAATCTTTTGCGCAAGGTGTTTTTCGGCTTCGCCGTAACACAGCAAATGCTAATTTTGCCCTGATGACAGGCAAGAAACTACTTTCGGGCATCCTGCCGGCGTGCTTACTCATGTGCTTTGCGCTGACCGGAAACAGCCAGCAGCTCAGGCATGTGTTCCAATACCAGATCAATTCCAGGACCAATGCCCAGCATCAGCTGCGGGGCAATCAGGCTGTGCTCAGCGCCCTGGCAGCCTCGGGAGACAAAGACGTGCAGGACCTGGAGCTCAGATACAGGCTCAGCCTCGAAGCCACACTCAGCCAGGCCGGCAACGACTTCTACGAATGGAAGGTGCAGCTTATCCCCGAATTCACCGGTGGCGATGCAACATACCGCCAGTTTGACCTGAGCAGGGTGCTCGTGCCCGACCGTTGCAGGTTGCAGGCCGACGGAAGGGTGTATGCCAACGTGCAGGGTTCCGACGAAACAAGCCTCGGAAGCGCCTTCAGGCTCCGCCTGCCAGGCCATACCAGGCACCCTGTTTTTTCGGTGGACTATCTGTCGTTCTCCGGTCAGCGACGCGACGAAATCATCCAGCATATCGGCAATGTCAATCAATACTGGGCTTCTGTGAAACTGCTCGACAGCCTGCTCCTGCATGCCGAACGCGGAGAAGCCGACCTGAGGGCAGGATTTGCCGGCTTGTTTGCTGCACGCGACAAACTGCGCAAAGCCATACTCAACGCCAGACAATCGCTCGAGAAGTCTTATCAGTACGGCGCCAACGACCCGGCAGACCTTCAACAGCGCCTCCATGCAGCCGAACGCTTCATGACCCGCTACAAGACCCTGCTTCAGGACTACCGCGACCCCCGCGATAAAAATGCACGCCTGATCGCACGAGCCATCGGCCAGGCACAGACCACCTACCTGCGTGCCTCCATCAAAGGCGATTATCGCGATAACGAGCTGATGCTGAGCATGTCGCGCCTTTGGCCCGACGACCAGCTGCTGGCACAGTTCGAACGCATGGGCTCCGACGAAAGCGAGATGCCCGGCACCCAGGCCCTCTTTGCCGAGGAAGTTCGCCTGGCCGACTCGCTGCTCGCAAAATCGGACTATGCCTTTGCTCTCAACTTTTACGAAGATGCACTCAGCTGGGCAAAGCTGAGCGGACTGCAGGTGAATGCCCCCTCGCTGAACGAAAAAATGGATGCTGCACGGCTTGGTCTGCTCCGCTCACACCTGCATATTGCCGCCAGGGCAGTGGCCACAGGAAATATGCAACTGGCCGAAAACTACCGCGACAAGGCCGCACAATATGCCACCGTGCGCAAATCGGAACAGCTTGCACAACAACTGCCCCGTCAGAGCGACGACCTGGTGAAAGCCTACATCCGCCAGGCTCAGCAACTCACCGACCAAAAACGTTACCAGGAAGCCATACGCATGTATGAACAGGCCGCCGCCGCTGCCCGCGACTTTTATAACATCGAGCATGAGCTGGCCATCACCGAAGGGCTTTTCCGGACACACCGCATGGTCTATATGGACCTGGTGAAAGAAGCCGAAGAGCTGCACAATGCCGGCCGTACCGAAGATGCCCGCAGGAGACTTCAGCAGGCGCTGGCCTACCGTGCCGACCATCCGGAATACCTGCGCACCTCGATGGAAGCCGTACAGCTGCAACAAAAAATAGGACAGGGCAGCGCCATACCCCTCCCGCCCACCAACGAACGCCGCACCTTTCCGCAAACATCGGCACAAACACAGGCCGCACAGGAAGCCAAACGCGAAATCCTGCGCCGCATCCCTGAGGTGCAACTCAAAGCCTGGACCAACGACCTGCCCGAAGCCTGGCGCATGTACGACGAACTGCTCCAGCTTCAAAAAACACACCTGCTCGACAACGATGCCGAGCTGCGCAAGGCCTTTGTCGAACTCGACGAGCGCCTTATCGAACGCATCTGCCTCAACCACAGGCTGAACATCCAGGAATGGACGCAGAAAGCCCGTCAGGACCTTCAACGCGGCATCCTGAGCGGGGTGGAAAAGATGCTCACCGATGCCGTGGAAGTGGCCAACAGCAACCGCGGCTGCAAACTCGATGCCACCGAAGCCCAGCAAATGCTCGAACGCCTTGCGCCCGTCTTCGCCTACCAGCGCGAATACCAGCAGGTGCTCGACGCCATCGCCACACGGGGCATCAGGGAAGCTGCACCTTTATATATTACTTTCGACCGCAGTGTGGCCGCTTCCAATGCCGAACGCTTCGGAATCAGGCACCAGAATTTCGACAGCTTTGTCCGCAGCCAGAACAGCCTGCAGGTGCTCCTTCAGGCGGCTGAATATTACCTGGAACAAATGAACGACGAGGCCCTGCTGGGACTCATCGCCTTGCTGCCGGAATACCAGTTTCGCCGCGATGAGGTGATGCCCTTGCTGCAACGTGCCGCCACCCTGTTTGCCGTTGCCGACCGTACCAAAGGCGTGGGACGCAACGGCATGGCCATCAGCGACCTGGCCCGCACCGACCAGCGACTACTCCCCCTGCAAAAAGCCTACCGCCAGGCCATCAGGCAGTTAAGGTGAGGGATGAAAACCACTCCTCCCGATTGCCGACCAAGCTCCATGCCGATAAAAACAAGCTGTTCACTGACTCACATGAGGATATAAAGCACGCATCTGTGATGTATTCTTTTCCAGCTGCATGACAACACATTGAAGTAGAGTGGTTTGGTAGGCTCAGTCAGACCCTCGAGAAGATTCAAGGCCGCCCGTCCAACCAAATGTACAAACTACTCCCAATAAAAAATCCTAAATAACAAGCAACACGCTCGTGGCCGAAGGGTTACGTTCAACTGCACAAAGGCTCCTGTTGCCTGCTCCTTTGAACGATACTTATTTACCCAGTAACGAAATGTGTAAAGCTTCATCCCATTTGCCATTGCAAACGACCTTTGACTTTGACCGCTTTGCTCCCACTGCTCAACCAACAAAAACATTTTGTCTTTGCGCTCTTTACGAATCATATCCCAAAAATTTTAAGCGCAAATATCTGCAACCCAACCCCATCCTAAAATATGCTCATGGCTGAAGGGTTACACAAGTTTAACCATCCAGTTAGGATCTGCAATAAACTGCCCGATTGCATGTCTGTCGTGGGTTATGAGGATGCAAAAAAATCAAACCACCGAAGGGTGGGAGAAAAAATAATTGAATTTATTCTTGGGTAGGTGAAAAGCATACTCTTTTGCAAGCTTTGGTTTGTGTCAGGGCTTGTGCGGATTGCTAATGTGCTTACACCTGTGCGTTGGCTATTTTTTATCATGTTTCTTTCTGTCTGCTTCAAGTCTTAATTGGCTTTCAATTGGTATTCCTAAAAATGCACAAATTCTTTGTCTATCTCTAAAGTCAACTGGGTGTCTGTGTAGGTGATTAACTACCATTCTTTTCAGCAAGTAATAAGACAATGGATGTTTCTCAACATAATCTTTCAATGTTTGCATATCTCTGTCGGGGAAACCTGAAACTTGGTCGAGTTTAATTAAGAAATTAATTAACCTAACAGAGGCAAAATCAAATTCACTCTGAACCATTTGATATTTGTCCATTAATTTACTTGTGCCAACAGAATCAGAAATCTTCTTAACAAAAGTGTATGAGATTTGAGTGCAAAGTGAAAACAAAAGTTGTCTAGCAATTTTCTCTACCTTTTCTTTTTCAACTTCTCTTTTTTCTCCATCTGTTCGATTTTCATTCCGTTTTTCTTCAATCTTTGAAATTATTTCTTGTAGTTGATTTATTATAAAGTCAGTGTTGTCGTTTAATACGGAGAAAAATACATTCAATGTCCTTAGTCCAAGGGTGTATGTTTCTTTAAGTAGTTGATATTTCACAGGACCAGTCAGTGAGCCACTTGGATTGTTCTTTAAAATTTGTCCTATTATTTCAATCAGTTTAAAACTCAAATTCAATTTTGAAACAATATCAATTTCGCTAACATCTTCATCTAAATCCCATGTTGGTTTATCTTCTGTTTCTTTTTGCTGCAACTCTAAAGAATCTTGCTTTGAATTTTCTTCGTTTCGAACTTCTTCAACAGATTTTGATTTAAGATACAGTTTTGGCAATTCAGTAACTAATTCATGTAAATGAGAAATGTCGTTTTCAAGTTTACAAGGATTCAGTTCTTTAAAAATGTCACTTGCATTCTTTATCAATTCAGTAATTATAAATTCATCACTACTAAAGTGAATTAAAAACATGAGAATGTTTGCAAACTCTGTTCTGTAAAGTCGTTGACATAATTTTGAAATTACTTCTCTGGTTTCTTTCTTGGCGATGTTTTTAGCCAAGTATTGAGCCTTAAAATAGTAATAGGTATATTGGTATTTAAACTCAATTGTATCTCCAAAGGAATTTAAGACACCCACCTTAAAAAGCGTTTCAATTGTTTTATCTGCCGTCATTGAAGCAGGCAAATCCATTTTTGTAAATTGACTTATATCCTTATGAAAGGTGTCAAATTCATTGCGAGAAATGATTGTTGTCTTTTTATCAAAGAAAAAGTTTGCTAATTCAGCACAATAACTTTGATAAGTGTTTAGCTCAGATTGTTCTCTGATATTGTCTGTAAGCGATTTTAATATTAATAGTTGATAGTAGTTTCCGTATGAACTTACTTGCAAATCATGAGGATTAGTTGACTCTAATGCTTGCAAAAGAATTAAAAGGAAAATTGGATAATTGGGGACAATTCTTTGACCCATCGCAATGCTAATTGAACGCATTGCATTGTCAATTTTCTTATAAGTTTCCTCGTCTGTTACAAAATCCTCTCTCCCCAATGTATACCAACGATGAATAAGTTTAGAACGCATCGAGTGATTGAATTCGAGAATCTCGTATTGATGAAAATCTGAAAACAAATCGCCAGGAGTTTCTTCATCTGCAATTATTTCTTCAATTGCCACTAATTCGTTACCGATAAAAAGTAAATTTTTGTAGTAGCTACAAATGCTTTTAATAAAGCGGCCTTTTGCCTTTTGATTTTTAAGTGGATTCTTATCAAAATCATCTATTAAAATAAAGACATTTGAAATATCTTCCTGCTTAAAATCTTCTAAAGCATCTGTTCCATATTGATTGATAAACTCTTTTTCAACGAGTTTTTTGAAATCGTCAAGCCCCGAATTTTTTATGCTTTTACCATCAATTATTATTGGCACATAATTTTTTTGGTAAAGTGTTTTAAATACTGTTCTTAGAAGTGATGTCTTGCCAATATTCTCACCTCCAAATAACAAGTATTTTGAGTTAGGTTTAATATTCCTGATAACACTTTCGGCATTTTCAAGAAGGATTGAAATGTTTTCTTCGCTACTTTCTTTCGTGTTAAAGTATCGGAGTGTCGGATAAACATAAATATCACCTAGTTTAATATCTGATTTGTATGGGTGCCTGAATTTGCCACCAACGTCATTTAAAACTTCTGAAAACTCACGAGTAACATTGTATTTAGATTTGAGTTTTATTTTGCCTCTTTTGTAATTTACCCATTCAGCATCACTTGCAGACAATTCATATTTATCTTCATTCCAAAAGAACGTGTCAATTTTAAATGATTGTGTAGATAGGTCGAAGCCTATTAGATGAAATTCGCTCTCAAAGATGTTGCCTGAATCCTGCAAAACAGAACCTTCAATATGATAGACAGTATTTTCTTCAAGGTCATCAATCATTTCTTTTGATGCCGTATGTTCATGCCCTGTCAAATAAAAATCGGCAGTTTTATGAATATGAGTTGCAAATTCTCTCCTGTTTGTAGGATTTAACCAATGAAATGGGTGATGGAATAAACTGATAACTAAATCTGCTTTAGCATTGAATACTGTTTCAGGAAAAAGCGTAGTTGAATAAAACATTTTCCCGTTCTGTTCATGTATTTCAGACATATAGGCGGTATTGTAACAATGAAATACAATTCGTTTCTCGCCATAGTCGAAAGGATAAACAGAAAGTAATGGATGGTCGTAAGCAGGTTTTACAGTTTCTTGAATTGAATCTCTAAAAGAAAAGTAGTTTTTCTGAACTTCAACGCATTGATTAATAACCGAATCATCAATCGCAGAGTCACCGAGGCGTTGTATGATGGTTAATTGATTTTGTCTTGCTTTTGTGTCAATGCCAAAATCACAATCATGATTTCCGGCTATTGTAAGTATCTGAATTTTCTTCTTACTATATTCTTCAAGTTTTGCTTTAAGGCCTTTTAGGAAATTTGCACCAACCTCATATTCCTTTTCTTTGCCCGAAAATGCAATGTCGCCAGTTACTACAAGAAATATTCCCTCATATTCTAATGTAGTATTCCTAATCGCTTCAAACAGTTTTTCTTCTTTTTTGAGAACAGAATTTTCACCTTCTTTAAAGTGAATATCCGATAATTGAATTAGTAATATTTTCATTTGAATATTTTTCTATGATGTTATTGAATTGTTTTGTTTTACACTCAACTCCCCCCTAAACGCCTTTTGGCTTAA from Bacteroidota bacterium includes:
- a CDS encoding tetratricopeptide repeat protein, with translation MTGKKLLSGILPACLLMCFALTGNSQQLRHVFQYQINSRTNAQHQLRGNQAVLSALAASGDKDVQDLELRYRLSLEATLSQAGNDFYEWKVQLIPEFTGGDATYRQFDLSRVLVPDRCRLQADGRVYANVQGSDETSLGSAFRLRLPGHTRHPVFSVDYLSFSGQRRDEIIQHIGNVNQYWASVKLLDSLLLHAERGEADLRAGFAGLFAARDKLRKAILNARQSLEKSYQYGANDPADLQQRLHAAERFMTRYKTLLQDYRDPRDKNARLIARAIGQAQTTYLRASIKGDYRDNELMLSMSRLWPDDQLLAQFERMGSDESEMPGTQALFAEEVRLADSLLAKSDYAFALNFYEDALSWAKLSGLQVNAPSLNEKMDAARLGLLRSHLHIAARAVATGNMQLAENYRDKAAQYATVRKSEQLAQQLPRQSDDLVKAYIRQAQQLTDQKRYQEAIRMYEQAAAAARDFYNIEHELAITEGLFRTHRMVYMDLVKEAEELHNAGRTEDARRRLQQALAYRADHPEYLRTSMEAVQLQQKIGQGSAIPLPPTNERRTFPQTSAQTQAAQEAKREILRRIPEVQLKAWTNDLPEAWRMYDELLQLQKTHLLDNDAELRKAFVELDERLIERICLNHRLNIQEWTQKARQDLQRGILSGVEKMLTDAVEVANSNRGCKLDATEAQQMLERLAPVFAYQREYQQVLDAIATRGIREAAPLYITFDRSVAASNAERFGIRHQNFDSFVRSQNSLQVLLQAAEYYLEQMNDEALLGLIALLPEYQFRRDEVMPLLQRAATLFAVADRTKGVGRNGMAISDLARTDQRLLPLQKAYRQAIRQLR
- a CDS encoding metallophosphoesterase: MKILLIQLSDIHFKEGENSVLKKEEKLFEAIRNTTLEYEGIFLVVTGDIAFSGKEKEYEVGANFLKGLKAKLEEYSKKKIQILTIAGNHDCDFGIDTKARQNQLTIIQRLGDSAIDDSVINQCVEVQKNYFSFRDSIQETVKPAYDHPLLSVYPFDYGEKRIVFHCYNTAYMSEIHEQNGKMFYSTTLFPETVFNAKADLVISLFHHPFHWLNPTNRREFATHIHKTADFYLTGHEHTASKEMIDDLEENTVYHIEGSVLQDSGNIFESEFHLIGFDLSTQSFKIDTFFWNEDKYELSASDAEWVNYKRGKIKLKSKYNVTREFSEVLNDVGGKFRHPYKSDIKLGDIYVYPTLRYFNTKESSEENISILLENAESVIRNIKPNSKYLLFGGENIGKTSLLRTVFKTLYQKNYVPIIIDGKSIKNSGLDDFKKLVEKEFINQYGTDALEDFKQEDISNVFILIDDFDKNPLKNQKAKGRFIKSICSYYKNLLFIGNELVAIEEIIADEETPGDLFSDFHQYEILEFNHSMRSKLIHRWYTLGREDFVTDEETYKKIDNAMRSISIAMGQRIVPNYPIFLLILLQALESTNPHDLQVSSYGNYYQLLILKSLTDNIREQSELNTYQSYCAELANFFFDKKTTIISRNEFDTFHKDISQFTKMDLPASMTADKTIETLFKVGVLNSFGDTIEFKYQYTYYYFKAQYLAKNIAKKETREVISKLCQRLYRTEFANILMFLIHFSSDEFIITELIKNASDIFKELNPCKLENDISHLHELVTELPKLYLKSKSVEEVRNEENSKQDSLELQQKETEDKPTWDLDEDVSEIDIVSKLNLSFKLIEIIGQILKNNPSGSLTGPVKYQLLKETYTLGLRTLNVFFSVLNDNTDFIINQLQEIISKIEEKRNENRTDGEKREVEKEKVEKIARQLLFSLCTQISYTFVKKISDSVGTSKLMDKYQMVQSEFDFASVRLINFLIKLDQVSGFPDRDMQTLKDYVEKHPLSYYLLKRMVVNHLHRHPVDFRDRQRICAFLGIPIESQLRLEADRKKHDKK